AAGAAATGCGCGACATACCGGACGGGATTGTCATTATCGCGACCGGACCGCTGACATCGCCGATCCTGTCGGAACGCATCCGGCAATTGACCGGCGAGCGGTATTTATATTTTTATGATGCCGCCGCGCCGATTGTGGAAAAAGAATCCGTCGATCTGGCCAAAGTGTTTGTCGCCTCCCGTTATAACAAAGGCGAAGCGTCATATCTGAATTGCCCGCTGACGGAAAGCGAATTTTCCCGCTTTTACGAAGCCCTCGTTACGGCGGAAACCGCGCCGGTCAAGGAATTCGAGAAAGAAATCTATTTTGAGGGCTGCATGCCAATCGAAGTCATGGCCAAACGCGGCAAGCAAACGTTGCTGTATGGCCCGTTAAAGCCGGTCGGATTGGTCGACCCGCGGACGGGGAATAAGCCGTTCGCCGTCGTGCAATTGCGGCAGGATAACGCTGCCGGCACGTTGTACAACCTGGTCGGCTTCCAGACGCATCTGAAATGGGGCGAGCAAAAAAGAGTGTTTTCCCTGATACCGGGGCTTGAGCATGCCGAATTTGTCCGCTACGGCGTCATGCACCGCAACACCTTTTTGCACTCGCCCGGTTTGCTTTACCCGACATATCAGTATAAAGGCAGGCAGACGCTGTTTTTTGCCGGCCAAATGACCGGGGTGGAGGGCTATGTCGAATCGGCGGCCTCCGGCTTGATCGCCGGGTTAAACGCGGCCTTGCTGGCGCTGGGAAAACCATGTGCAGCGCTGCCGCCGGAAAGCGTCATCGGCAGCATGGCGCATTACGTCACGTCGCCCAAAGTGAAACATTTTCAGCCGATGAACGCGAATTTCGGCCTGTTGCCGCCGATTGAAAAACGCTATGCGAGCAAAATGCAAAAAATCGAGCAATTGGCCGCGCGGGCATTGCGTTCCATTGAGCAATTTTGCCAATCTGAAGCTTTCGTACCTTGTCATTAATCTTTTTTTTATGATACGATATCCTTTGTTTTTGAGGAGTGGATGGTTGGACACGGCGCAAGCTGGGAGTGATCTGGGTGGAGCAGTCAATCGAATGGTTTCTGCAGCATCTTCGCGGCGAAAAAAATGCGGCGGATCACACGATTGCCGGCTATGAAGAAGATTTGCGGCAATTTGCCGCCTTTTTGCGCAGGCAACAGATACATGATTTTGGCGCGGTGGGGCATTTGGCGGTGCGTTCGTTTTTGGCGGAACTGAATGCGCACAATTATGCGCGCGCAAGTCTCGCCAGAAAATTATCCGCCTTGCGCAGTTTTTACGCTTTTTTGGTGCGGGAAGGAGTGCTCGCCGCAAGCCCGTTCGGCGCGGTGCGCACGCCGAAATTGGAAAAGAAACTTCCCAAATTTTTATACGTAGAAGAAATGAAGGCGTTGTTGGCGGTTCCCGATTTGTCCGCTCCGGCGGGCATTCGCGACGCCGCAATCTTGGAAACCTTGTATGCCAGCGGCATGCGGGTAAGCGAGCTGGTTGGCCTTGATCTTGCGTCGGTCGATTTGCGTGGCGGCACCGCGCTTGTTTTCGGCAAAGGGGCGAAAGAACGCTATGTGCCGCTGGGCGATTATGCCGTTGCGGCGCTTCAGCGGTATTTGCGGCAGGCAAGGCCGCTGTTGGCCAAATCGGCGCAAGAAACCGCGCTTTTTCTCAATACCAGGGGGGGAAGGTTAACGGATCGCAGCATCAGGCGCATCATCGATACGCATGTCGGCAAATTGGCCACGCGACGGAAAATCAGCCCGCACACGCTACGCCATACGTTTGCCACGCATTTATTGGAAGCGGGGGCGGATCTTCGGACCGTACAGGAGCTACTGGGCCACGTCAATATTGCTACGACGCAGATTTATACACATGTAACGCGGGATCATTTGCAATCGATCTATAACCGTGCTCATCCGCGCGCGTAAGCGGCTTTTTCATTTTTGCCAAACATTTTGCGTCACGAAAGGAGGAGGCTAAATGGAATTTACTTTTCATGCGACGACCATTTTCGCGGTTCGCCATAACGGCAAAGGGGCGATCGCCGGAGACGGCCAGGTGACGTTCGGCAACAGCATGATCATGAAAAATACGGCCAAAAAAGTTAGACGCCTGTATAAAGGAAACGTGCTTGCCGGGTTTGCCGGTTCGGTCGCCGACGCCATTACGCTGTTTGAGAAATTCGAAGGCAAACTGGAGGAATACCACGGCAACCTGCAGCGCGCCGCAGTGGAAATGACGAAAGATTGGCGCCAGGACAAAATATTGCGCAAGTTGGAAGCGATGATGATCGTCATGGATAAACAAAACATGCTTTTGCTTTCCGGCAGCGGTGAAATGATCGAACCGGATGACGGGATTTTGGCGATCGGATCCGGCGGCAGTTTCGCGCTTGCGGCAGGCAGAGCGCTTAAAAAATACGCCGGGCACATGGAAGCGAAGGACATCGCGAAAGCGGCGTTGGAAATGGCGGCGGAAATTTGCGTCTATACGAATCATAATATTATTGTGGAAGAAATCGAGTAGGCTGCATTCTGCGGCAGCCTTCAGGAGGTATGGAATTGGCACACAAGTCGTTGACACCTCGGGAAATCGTGAAAGAGTTGGATAAATATATCGTCGGCCAGCATTTGGCCAAACGTTCCGTGGCAATCGCCTTGCGCAACCGCTACCGCCGGAATTTGCTCGATGATTCGCTGCGCGATGAAATTATGCCGAAAAATATTTTGATGATCGGCCCCACCGGCGTGGGCAAAACCGAGATTGCCCGCAGACTGGCGAAGCTGGTCAATGCGCCGTTTGTCAAAGTGGAAGCGACCAAATTCACCGAAGTCGGATATGTCGGGCGCGATGTGGAGTCGATGGTGCGCGATCTGGTGGAAACGGCTATCCGTATGGTCCGTGCGGAGAAAACGGAAAAAGTGAAGGACCGGGCGGAAATATTGGCAAACGAGCGCATCGTACAATATCTCGTGCCGACGGAATCGAAACAGAAAAACACGCGAAACCCGCTGGAAATGCTGTTTGGAGGGCAAAACGCCCAGCAAAGCGACCCGGAAGTCGAGCAGTCCATCAAGGAACAGCGCGCGCGTGCGGCGGAACGTTTGGCAAAAGGCGAATTGGAAAACGAAACGATTGAAATCGAGGTCGAGGATAACGCCCCATCGATGTTCGAAATGTTTTCCGGCCAGGGAACGGAACAAGTCGGTTTCAACATGCAGGAATTGTTCGGCAATTTTTTGCCGAAAAAAACGAAAAAGCGCAAACTTTTGATTAAGGAAGCCCGCAAATTGCTGATTCAGGAAGAGGCGCAGAAGCTGATCGATATGGATGAAGTGGTGCAAGAATCGATTGCGCGCGCCGAACAGTCGGGAATCATTTTTATCGATGAAATCGATAAAATCGCCGGGGGCGGCAGGGGGCACGGACCGGACATCTCGCGGGAAGGCGTGCAGCGCGATATTTTGCCGATCGTGGAAGGCTCGACGATCATGACGAAATACGGACCGGTCAAAACCGATTTTATTTTGTTTATCGCCGCCGGCGCTTTCCATATCGCCAAGCCGTCCGATTTGATTCCGGAATTGCAGGGGAGATTTCCGATCCGGGTGGAATTGAACAATTTGTCGATGGAGGACTTCGTCAATATTTTGAAAGAGCCGAAAAACGCCTTGACGAAACAGTATACCGCGCTTCTGGAAACGGAGGGCATTCAAGTCACGTTTACCGACGAAGCGATCAGCGAGATTGCGCAAATCGCCGTCGAAGTGAACCAGAACACGGAAAATATCGGCGCCCGCAGATTGCATACCATTTTGGAAAAACTGCTGGAAGACTTGTCATTCGAAGCTCCCGACATTAACTTGGAGAAGTTTTCCATCACGCCGGAGTACGTGCGGGAAAAATTAGCCGATATCGCCAAAAACCGCGATTTGAGCCAGTATATATTATAAGAGGTTGAAAAGATGAATTTGTTGAACAAAACCAGAACGTTAAACAAATTGTTGCAAAAAGCCGCCGGCCAGCCGGTCAATTTTATGGAAATGTCGGAAGTGCTGAGCAATACGATCCAATCCAATGTGTTTGTCATAAGCAGAAAAGGCAAAATATTGGGCTATGCGATGGCCGCGCCGTTTCATTCGGCCGATACGGCCAATCACCTGCTCAATGAGCGGCGGATGGAGGCGGAACACAACGGGATTCTGCTTGGCGTCAAGGAAACTTGTTCGCATCCGGGCGAAATCGACGAGCGGTTGAAACAGCTTTTTGAACAGCCGCATCTGATCATTGTCCCGATTGTCGGCGGCGGGGACCGTCTGGGAACGTTGGTCGTTTCGCGGGCCGGCCAGCCGTTTATCGACGACGACCTGATTTTGGCCGAATACGGTTCGACGGTTGTCGGCATGGAAATATTGCGAATCAGGCAGGAGGAAATTGAAGAGGAAGCCCGATATAACGCAGTGGTGCAAGTCGCCATCGGATCGTTGTCGTACAGCGAAATGGAGGCCGTCGGGCACATATTTGAAGAACTCGACGGCAAAGAGGGGCTTCTTGTTGCCAGCAAAATAGCCGATCGCGTCGGCATTACGCGTTCGGTGATCGTAAACGCGCTGCGCAAGCTGGAGAGCGCAGGCGTCATTGAATCGCGCTCGCTGGGGATGAAAGGCACCTATATCAAGATTTTGCTCCCCCAATTGATCGAGCATTTGAAAGGCAACCGGTAAGACTAAAGCAGGATAACAAAATCAGGAATTCATACGAACGCCCTATTCCTTTTGTTGGAATAGGGCGTTTATGATGTTTTTTGAAGATTGTTGTCGAAACAGGAAGGAAATTACCGGCAATTTGTTGAATAACAATATAGTCTTTTATTTTGAGGGGGGGACAAGATGGCGATTATTGACAATTCCCGGTTCAATCTGTTGGAAAGATCGCTGAATGCGGCTGCACTCAGACAAAAAGTAATTGCAAACAATATTGCAAATGTCGATACTCCCAACTTCAAAAGATCGGATGTCGTTTTCGAAGACTTGCTGCAAAAAGAAATCGAGACTTCATCCGCCCATTTTGTCGGCAAACGGACTGATCCGCGCCACTTCGAGATCGGCGGCGGAAGCGAAGCGATGCCGGAGATTGTCACAGACCAGCATTCCGCGATGAACAACAACTTGAACAATGTGGACATTGATCGGGAAATGGCGCTGATGGCGGAAAACGAACTTCGCTACAATGCGCTTATTCAGCAGTTGAATTACGAATTGCGGCAAATCCGGATCGCGATAGACGGGAGAAGGTGATCAGCGTGAAACTGACAAGCAGTTTTGATATCAGCGCTTCGGCGCTAACCGCCCAGCGGCTGCGCATGGACGTCATTTCCTCCAACATCGCCAATGCGGAAACAACGCGGGGCAGGTTTGTAAACGGAAGATGGCTTCCGTATACGCGTAAAATGGTTGTCATGGAACCGAAATCGGTTACTTTTTCCGGCGCGCTCAAGCAGGCCATGTACGGTGCGGGGCAAGGCGTCAAGGTTACCGGCATTATTGAGGATCAAACGCCGTACAAGCGCGTATACAATCCCGGCAGTCCGGATGCGGACGAGCAGGGTTATGTCTTGATGCCGAATGTCGACGTGTTGAAAGAAATGGTCGATATGATTGGCGCCTCCCGCTCCTATGAGGCCAATGTGACGGCGTTGAACGCCAGCAAAGCGATGTTTATGAAGGCGCTCGAAATCGGCAAGTAGGCGAATCGGGGCTAAGGAAAACAATGAAGGAGGATTCGTATGATCGCGAAAACGGATCTGGCAGGGCAATTGATGAACGCCCCTGCCGTTTCAGGCGGTACGTCCGCCCCGGGAAAAGGAGCGGTTGACGTATCCGGCCAATTCGGAAAATTACTTGAAACCGCGATTGATCAGCTTAACGCGCAAAATGCGGAAGTCGATGAGCTTACCAAGCAATTCGCCACCGGACAACTGACAGATATACACCAATTGCTGATCGCATCCGAAAAAGCGTCATTGGGTTTGGAATTGACGGTGCAGATCCGGAACAAAATGATCGAGGCATATCAGGAAATCATGCGCATGCAACTATAATCAGACAGATTGACTAGCGTGTTCTGGATGAGGTGGGAACGTGAATGAGAGGCTTTCCCGTTATTGGGAACTTCTAAAGAAATTTTGGAGCAAAACAAACAAAAATCAACGAATCATGATTGTTTCCGCTATTGCCGCAGTAATCATCGTCATTGTTGCCGTCACGTTAACTTTCTCCAAAACCGAGTATGTCATCGCGTTTACGGAGCTGAACGCCGACGATGCGGCAGCCATCACCGGATATTTGAACAATCAGGGCATCAAGTACAAGCTGAGCGAAGACGGCAAAAGCATTGGCGTTCCAAAACCGGTTGCCACACAGGTGAAAATCGACGTCGAGTCGCAAGGTTTGATGAAAAACGGATCGATCGGTTACGGGATTTTTCGCGACAATATTTCTTCATTCGGCATGACCGACAATGAATTTAATATTTTAAGCCTGGACGCCAAAGCGGGCGAGATTCAAAAATTAATCAATGCCATGAATGGTGTCGTCAGTTCGAAAGTCATGATTAATATTCCGCAAGAAAGCGTATTTTTGAACGACGTGCAAGACAGGTCCACCGCGGCGGTCGTCATTCGTTTTCAGCCGGGATACCGTCCGGACCAACACCAAATAGACACCATTTTCAATTTGGTGGCGCATAGCGTGCCGAATTTAAGTATCGAAGACATTACGGTTTCCGACCAGAGCGGATCATTTTCGCCTTCCACGGCGGGCGGCGCCCTTGCTTCCGCAGCGACAACAGCGGAGCAGCAGTTGATGTTCAAGAAGCAATTTGAAGCGGATATTCAGAAAAATGTGTACCAGCTTCTTAGCCGGATCATCGGGCCGGACAAAGTTGTTGTCAGCGTGTTCGCCGCGTTGAATTTCGACAAGCGGAACACGACGGAGCAGTTGGTCACTCCTGTCAATACGGTCGACCAGAAGGGCATCGAAATCAGTCTGGAAAAAATCCAAAAATCATACAGCAGCGAAGGCGGCGCCCAAGGCGGCATTCCGGGCACAGGGGAGAACGACGTGCCGGGTTATCCGAGCAGCGCCGATTCCGGCAATACGAATTCGGAAGAAAATCAGGAGAGAGTCAATTATGAAGTGAATCGGATCTCCAACCAAATTGTTGCGAGTCCGTATCAGGTCAAGGATTTAACGATTAATGTCGCCGTTGAACCGCCGGTCAAAACCGATCCGAACTCCTTAACGGCGGAGACCAGGGATGCGATCCAACGCATTTTGATGAACATCGTTGGCGCAGCCTTGACAGACAACGGGCAAAAATTGACGGATCAGGAACTGGCGCAAAAAGTGCTGGTGTTTGCGCACCCGTTTGAAGGAAATCCCGAACCCCCAACCAAAAGCTTCTGGCAAAGTCCGTGGGTATACGCCGCTGCGGCCGCAGCGCTCGCAGCGATAATTGTTGGCGCGGCTTTGTTTATGAGACGCAGAAGAATGGAGGAGGAAATCGCAGCGGATACGCTTGTTCCGAATGCCCAGCAGGCCATCCAGTTTCCTTCGCTGGAAATGGAACAAGCTACGAGTGAAAGCCAGGTCAAGAAACAACTGGAGCAGCTTGTGCAGAAGAAGCCGAAAGAATTTGTCGATCTTTTGCGTACCTGGCTAGTTGATGATTAAGGGGGGGGCCTGATGGCAAAAGCACAACAAACTTTATCCGGCCGTCAAAAGGCAGCCATTCTCATGATTACGTTGGGGCCGGAAATATCGGCGCAAATTTTCAAGCATTTGCGGGATGAGGAGATTGAGCAGTTGACGCTGGAAATCGCCAACGTCCGCAAAGTCGACAGTCTGGAACGCGAGTCCATTTTAACCGAATTCCATCAAATCTGCCTGGCGCAAGAATATATTTCCCAAGGCGGCATCGCATACGCGAAAGAGGTGTTGGAACGGGCGCTCGGTTCGCAGAAGGCGCTGGATATTTTAAACCGGTTGACGGCGACGCTGCAGGTCAGGCCGTTTGATTTTGCGCGCAAAGCGGATCCCGCGCAAATTCTGAATTTTATTCAAAACGAGAACAATCAGACCATTGCGCTCGTGCTTTCGTATTTGCAGCCTGAACAAGCTTCGGTCATTCTTTCGGCTTTGCCGCAGGAAAAGCAGGCGGATGTAGCCAAGCGCATCGCTCTGATGGACAGCACATCGCCGGAAGTCATTACCCAGGTGGAGCACATTTTGGAGCAGAAACTGTCCGCGACGGTTACGCAAGATTATACATCGGCCGGCGGCATTGAAGCGATTGTGCAAATATTAAACGGCGTCGACCGCGGCACCGAGCGAACAATTCTCGATTCGCTGGAGATTCAGGATCCGGAATTGGCGGAAGAAATCAAAAAGCGAATGTTCGTTTTCGAAGACATTGTCAATCTGGACAATCGCTCCATCCAGCGTATTATCCGCGATGTCGAAAACGCCGATTTGCAATTGGCGTTGAAAGTTGCAAGCGATGAAGTGCGGGATACAATATTCCGCAACATGTCGAAGCGGATGTCGGAAACGTTCCGGGAAGAAATGGAGTTTATGGGGCCTGTCCGGCTGCGTGACGTCGAGGAAGCGCAAACGCGGATCGTGGCCACCATAAGACGCTTGGAAGAAGCGGGAGAAATTATCATTGCCCGCGGCGGAGGCGATGATATCATTGTCTAATTTGATCAAACCCTCGTCATATATTTCGCTGGAAGAAATGCGGCTGATCGAAATCATGCAAAAAGAAAGGCGCATGGGCAAAAAGGCGCAAGCCGCAAAAGATGAAACGGGAAGCGAAGACAAGTCCGGGAACGAACAGCTGGAACAAGAACAGCAGCGAATCATGAACGAAGCGAACCAGTTGGCCAATCAAATCATTCAGGATGCGACAGCGGAAGCGGACCGTATCCGGGCGGAAGCAAACGCCGAAATCCGGAAATGGTGGGATGAACGGCGAAAAGAAGATGCCGCCGCCGCGGAACAAGCCAGGCTTAAGGCGGAAGAACAAGGCTATCGGGAAGGCTGGAATAACGCCGAGCAAGCGGCCCGGGAGCAATACGCCGGTCTGATCCGGGAAGCCAAAGATGTGCTGACGCTTGCGCAGCAAATGAGAAAAGAAATGATTCTGGAAGCGGAGCCTTTTTTGGTCGAACTGTCCTGCGCCATTGCTGAAAAAATTATCCGGCGGGAGTTGTCCGTGGGTGACGATTGGTTGAAAGAGACGATCCAAACCTATTTACGGGAAGAGCGCGACAAGAAAACGATCATCATTGCCGTTAATCCAAAACAGTTTGCGAGCCTTGCCGCGGTCAGGGAAGAATTTGCTTTGGCCGTCGGTTCCCAATCAGAGCTTCGGATCGTCCCGGATGCCGCGGTAACGGAAAATGGCGTTATGATCAGCACGCCTTTTGGCAGCGTGGATGCCAGAATCGATACGCAGCTTATGGAAATCAGGCAGGCGCTGCTCACGATTGCCCATGATGCGCCAAACGAATTTTTGGAAAGCGGCGGAGATGCATGATGGCGATGCGTATGCCGGATCCGCAAAAATACATAAGGCAGCTTTCGCAAATCAATTCCGTGCGGGTGAACGGGAAAGTTGCGCAAGTGATCGGGTTAACGGTCGAATCGGAGGGGCCGGACGCGAGTATCGGCGACGCCTGTTACATTCATGCCGGCAAAGCCAAGCAGCAAATACTGGCCGAGGTTGTCGGCTTCCGCAACAATCGGGTTATTCTCATGCCGCTTGGCGAACTGCAGTCCGTCTCTCCCGGATGCGAGGTAATCAGCACCGGGAAGCCTCTTACGGTGCAGGTGGGGCACGAACTTTTAGGCAAAGTCCTTGACGGCCTGGGGCGTCCGCTGGACGGCAGCGTGCTGCCGCGGCAACTGCCTTC
This sequence is a window from Bacilli bacterium. Protein-coding genes within it:
- the codY gene encoding GTP-sensing pleiotropic transcriptional regulator CodY, which translates into the protein MNLLNKTRTLNKLLQKAAGQPVNFMEMSEVLSNTIQSNVFVISRKGKILGYAMAAPFHSADTANHLLNERRMEAEHNGILLGVKETCSHPGEIDERLKQLFEQPHLIIVPIVGGGDRLGTLVVSRAGQPFIDDDLILAEYGSTVVGMEILRIRQEEIEEEARYNAVVQVAIGSLSYSEMEAVGHIFEELDGKEGLLVASKIADRVGITRSVIVNALRKLESAGVIESRSLGMKGTYIKILLPQLIEHLKGNR
- the hslV gene encoding ATP-dependent protease subunit HslV translates to MEFTFHATTIFAVRHNGKGAIAGDGQVTFGNSMIMKNTAKKVRRLYKGNVLAGFAGSVADAITLFEKFEGKLEEYHGNLQRAAVEMTKDWRQDKILRKLEAMMIVMDKQNMLLLSGSGEMIEPDDGILAIGSGGSFALAAGRALKKYAGHMEAKDIAKAALEMAAEICVYTNHNIIVEEIE
- the flgC gene encoding flagellar basal body rod protein FlgC, coding for MKLTSSFDISASALTAQRLRMDVISSNIANAETTRGRFVNGRWLPYTRKMVVMEPKSVTFSGALKQAMYGAGQGVKVTGIIEDQTPYKRVYNPGSPDADEQGYVLMPNVDVLKEMVDMIGASRSYEANVTALNASKAMFMKALEIGK
- the fliF gene encoding flagellar basal-body MS-ring/collar protein FliF, which translates into the protein MNERLSRYWELLKKFWSKTNKNQRIMIVSAIAAVIIVIVAVTLTFSKTEYVIAFTELNADDAAAITGYLNNQGIKYKLSEDGKSIGVPKPVATQVKIDVESQGLMKNGSIGYGIFRDNISSFGMTDNEFNILSLDAKAGEIQKLINAMNGVVSSKVMINIPQESVFLNDVQDRSTAAVVIRFQPGYRPDQHQIDTIFNLVAHSVPNLSIEDITVSDQSGSFSPSTAGGALASAATTAEQQLMFKKQFEADIQKNVYQLLSRIIGPDKVVVSVFAALNFDKRNTTEQLVTPVNTVDQKGIEISLEKIQKSYSSEGGAQGGIPGTGENDVPGYPSSADSGNTNSEENQERVNYEVNRISNQIVASPYQVKDLTINVAVEPPVKTDPNSLTAETRDAIQRILMNIVGAALTDNGQKLTDQELAQKVLVFAHPFEGNPEPPTKSFWQSPWVYAAAAAALAAIIVGAALFMRRRRMEEEIAADTLVPNAQQAIQFPSLEMEQATSESQVKKQLEQLVQKKPKEFVDLLRTWLVDD
- a CDS encoding FliH/SctL family protein codes for the protein MSNLIKPSSYISLEEMRLIEIMQKERRMGKKAQAAKDETGSEDKSGNEQLEQEQQRIMNEANQLANQIIQDATAEADRIRAEANAEIRKWWDERRKEDAAAAEQARLKAEEQGYREGWNNAEQAAREQYAGLIREAKDVLTLAQQMRKEMILEAEPFLVELSCAIAEKIIRRELSVGDDWLKETIQTYLREERDKKTIIIAVNPKQFASLAAVREEFALAVGSQSELRIVPDAAVTENGVMISTPFGSVDARIDTQLMEIRQALLTIAHDAPNEFLESGGDA
- the fliE gene encoding flagellar hook-basal body complex protein FliE, yielding MIAKTDLAGQLMNAPAVSGGTSAPGKGAVDVSGQFGKLLETAIDQLNAQNAEVDELTKQFATGQLTDIHQLLIASEKASLGLELTVQIRNKMIEAYQEIMRMQL
- the flgB gene encoding flagellar basal body rod protein FlgB, whose protein sequence is MAIIDNSRFNLLERSLNAAALRQKVIANNIANVDTPNFKRSDVVFEDLLQKEIETSSAHFVGKRTDPRHFEIGGGSEAMPEIVTDQHSAMNNNLNNVDIDREMALMAENELRYNALIQQLNYELRQIRIAIDGRR
- the hslU gene encoding ATP-dependent protease ATPase subunit HslU, coding for MAHKSLTPREIVKELDKYIVGQHLAKRSVAIALRNRYRRNLLDDSLRDEIMPKNILMIGPTGVGKTEIARRLAKLVNAPFVKVEATKFTEVGYVGRDVESMVRDLVETAIRMVRAEKTEKVKDRAEILANERIVQYLVPTESKQKNTRNPLEMLFGGQNAQQSDPEVEQSIKEQRARAAERLAKGELENETIEIEVEDNAPSMFEMFSGQGTEQVGFNMQELFGNFLPKKTKKRKLLIKEARKLLIQEEAQKLIDMDEVVQESIARAEQSGIIFIDEIDKIAGGGRGHGPDISREGVQRDILPIVEGSTIMTKYGPVKTDFILFIAAGAFHIAKPSDLIPELQGRFPIRVELNNLSMEDFVNILKEPKNALTKQYTALLETEGIQVTFTDEAISEIAQIAVEVNQNTENIGARRLHTILEKLLEDLSFEAPDINLEKFSITPEYVREKLADIAKNRDLSQYIL
- the fliG gene encoding flagellar motor switch protein FliG; its protein translation is MAKAQQTLSGRQKAAILMITLGPEISAQIFKHLRDEEIEQLTLEIANVRKVDSLERESILTEFHQICLAQEYISQGGIAYAKEVLERALGSQKALDILNRLTATLQVRPFDFARKADPAQILNFIQNENNQTIALVLSYLQPEQASVILSALPQEKQADVAKRIALMDSTSPEVITQVEHILEQKLSATVTQDYTSAGGIEAIVQILNGVDRGTERTILDSLEIQDPELAEEIKKRMFVFEDIVNLDNRSIQRIIRDVENADLQLALKVASDEVRDTIFRNMSKRMSETFREEMEFMGPVRLRDVEEAQTRIVATIRRLEEAGEIIIARGGGDDIIV
- the trmFO gene encoding FADH(2)-oxidizing methylenetetrahydrofolate--tRNA-(uracil(54)-C(5))-methyltransferase TrmFO, whose product is MSADRVIVIGAGLAGSEAAWQIASRGVPVTLYEMRPVKKTPVHVTDCFAELVCSNSLRANSLTNAVGILKEEMRRLHSLVMHAADQTSVPAGGALAVDREAFSRLITSMLANHPQIEVIREEMRDIPDGIVIIATGPLTSPILSERIRQLTGERYLYFYDAAAPIVEKESVDLAKVFVASRYNKGEASYLNCPLTESEFSRFYEALVTAETAPVKEFEKEIYFEGCMPIEVMAKRGKQTLLYGPLKPVGLVDPRTGNKPFAVVQLRQDNAAGTLYNLVGFQTHLKWGEQKRVFSLIPGLEHAEFVRYGVMHRNTFLHSPGLLYPTYQYKGRQTLFFAGQMTGVEGYVESAASGLIAGLNAALLALGKPCAALPPESVIGSMAHYVTSPKVKHFQPMNANFGLLPPIEKRYASKMQKIEQLAARALRSIEQFCQSEAFVPCH
- the xerC gene encoding tyrosine recombinase XerC — translated: MWVEQSIEWFLQHLRGEKNAADHTIAGYEEDLRQFAAFLRRQQIHDFGAVGHLAVRSFLAELNAHNYARASLARKLSALRSFYAFLVREGVLAASPFGAVRTPKLEKKLPKFLYVEEMKALLAVPDLSAPAGIRDAAILETLYASGMRVSELVGLDLASVDLRGGTALVFGKGAKERYVPLGDYAVAALQRYLRQARPLLAKSAQETALFLNTRGGRLTDRSIRRIIDTHVGKLATRRKISPHTLRHTFATHLLEAGADLRTVQELLGHVNIATTQIYTHVTRDHLQSIYNRAHPRA